The Bacteroidota bacterium DNA segment TTTGTTGCGGTTTGCAAAATAATATTCTGTATTTTTATCGGACAATAGTGAAAAAAATTACCAGTTCTTTTCAAAATTTGAATTTGTTCCTTTCTCCTTTTCTTTTTCAAGCTTATCACGGGTATTCTTTTCCTGATTCATCAGGGCATTCAGCATGCGTTCTGCATCCTCTTTAGATATCTGCCCCTGTTGTTGCTGTTGCTGCTGCTGTTTTTCCTTATCCTTGTTCTGTTGCTCCTTATTCTGCTTGTCTTTATTCTGCTGGTCCTTGTTCTTGTCGTTCTGATCTTTGTTCTGGTCCTTATTTTGATCTTTATTTTGTTGATTCTGGCTTTGCTGCTGTTGTTGTTGTTGCTGTTGCTTCAGCATTTTCTTAGCATATTCCAGATTATATTTTGTATCCATATCGCCCGGATTCACCCTCAGTGAATTCTTGTATGCTTCAATGCTCTCTTCGTATTTTTTTTGCTGCAGCAGAGTATTTCCGAGATTATGATATGCTTTTGAAATCACATCTTTTCCGGCATCTGATTTCGCAATGTTTTCAAAGATGCGTGACGCTTCATCATAGTTTTTCTGTTTATACATGGCATCACCCAGATTGAACTGTGCTTTGTAATCTGTGGCATTTTCGGCCATTGCTTTGCGATAGTTAATCTCAGCTTCCTTATAATCTCCTTTATCGTAATTTTTATTGCCTTCGCGAACCATTTTCAGCGATTTCTGTGCAAACGACGGCATGCATGCTAACAACAGCATCGCTACAAAAGCAACAATAAAGCATTTCATATGTTTTATTATTTCAGCCATCCCATCCATTATTTTAATTTTCTGTCAAATAAATTTATGTTACGCGTAAGCTTTGTCCGGCGTTCAAAAATAAGCAATTCTGCAATGATGAAGAACAGTGCAACCATCATGAAATAAGGGAACAAGTCTTCGTAATCCGAAAAAACATTGGCTTCATATTCACTCTTCTGCATCTTGTTTATCTCATCATAAATAACATTCAAACCCACCTCACTGCCCGTGGCTCTCACATAAGTGCCTTTGCCTGTTACAGCAATCTTTTGCAGCATAGGTTCGTTGAGTTTAGTTACGACCGTATTGCCTTCATTGTCGCGAAGAAACTGCAATTGATTTCCCTCAAGGTCAAGCGGAATAGGCGCACCGCCTGGACTTCCCATACCGATGGTGTGAATAACGATACCCATTTTTGCAGCTTTTTCGGCAGATGTCAATGCATCATCTTCGTGATTCTCTCCATCGGTAATGATAATGATTGCCTTTTTGTTTTTGCTCACGGAACTGAAAGAAACGGAGGCAAGATCAATAGCGGCTCCAATGGCAGTTCCCTGAGCGGGTATGAGGTCGGGCGCAGCACTGCTCAGCATCATTTTTGCGGCAGCATAATCGGGCGTTACGGGTACTAAGGTTTGTGCTCTACCCGCAAACACCACGATTCCAACCTGGTCGCCATCAAATTTTTCTATCAGTTTGGAGATGGCCATTTTCGCCCGTTCAAGCCTATTTGGCTTGATATCCATGGCACGCATACTATTTGAAATATCGAGGGCTATCACAATATCAACCCCTTTATGTTTTACCTTTTCAACTTTAGAACCGCTACGTAAGTTAGCAATACCTGCTACCAGAAACACAAAAGCCAGCATCAGCAGAATAAACTTAAACACCGGTCTGTTCTTTGAGCGATCCTTTATCATAGCCGCAATCACTTCTATATCGCCAAAGCGTTTCAATGCTTTTGTTTTCCATCTGACCGCAAAAAAATACAGCAGAACGAACAGCGGTATCAGCAGCCATCCGAACAGGAAAAAA contains these protein-coding regions:
- a CDS encoding tetratricopeptide repeat protein, encoding MKCFIVAFVAMLLLACMPSFAQKSLKMVREGNKNYDKGDYKEAEINYRKAMAENATDYKAQFNLGDAMYKQKNYDEASRIFENIAKSDAGKDVISKAYHNLGNTLLQQKKYEESIEAYKNSLRVNPGDMDTKYNLEYAKKMLKQQQQQQQQQSQNQQNKDQNKDQNKDQNDKNKDQQNKDKQNKEQQNKDKEKQQQQQQQQGQISKEDAERMLNALMNQEKNTRDKLEKEKEKGTNSNFEKNW
- a CDS encoding VWA domain-containing protein, with the translated sequence MSQFEFQHIFFLFGWLLIPLFVLLYFFAVRWKTKALKRFGDIEVIAAMIKDRSKNRPVFKFILLMLAFVFLVAGIANLRSGSKVEKVKHKGVDIVIALDISNSMRAMDIKPNRLERAKMAISKLIEKFDGDQVGIVVFAGRAQTLVPVTPDYAAAKMMLSSAAPDLIPAQGTAIGAAIDLASVSFSSVSKNKKAIIIITDGENHEDDALTSAEKAAKMGIVIHTIGMGSPGGAPIPLDLEGNQLQFLRDNEGNTVVTKLNEPMLQKIAVTGKGTYVRATGSEVGLNVIYDEINKMQKSEYEANVFSDYEDLFPYFMMVALFFIIAELLIFERRTKLTRNINLFDRKLK